The following proteins are co-located in the Aurantiacibacter atlanticus genome:
- a CDS encoding NADH-quinone oxidoreductase subunit J: protein MTVLARNPVHSVLWLIMAFFNAAGLMVLVGAEFLAMLLIVVYVGAVAVLFLFVVMMLNIDFAELRAGFMKNAPLGFAIALILLAELVLGIGAYRAGKLELGTPMGDAAPLLGQSNVESIGAMLYGQYLFLFEVAGIILLVAMVGAIVLTHREQRSSRGHQNIAKQNARRPDEATVNVKPEVGKGVEL from the coding sequence ATGACGGTGCTGGCGCGTAATCCAGTGCATTCCGTGCTCTGGTTGATCATGGCTTTCTTCAACGCGGCGGGCCTTATGGTGCTTGTCGGGGCAGAGTTTCTCGCGATGCTGCTGATCGTCGTTTACGTTGGCGCGGTCGCGGTATTGTTCTTGTTTGTCGTGATGATGCTCAACATCGATTTTGCGGAATTACGCGCCGGTTTTATGAAGAATGCGCCCTTGGGCTTCGCCATTGCACTGATCCTGCTGGCCGAACTGGTGCTGGGCATCGGTGCCTATCGCGCAGGCAAACTGGAACTTGGCACGCCAATGGGCGATGCCGCACCGCTGCTGGGTCAAAGCAATGTGGAGAGCATCGGGGCGATGCTCTACGGGCAATATCTGTTCCTGTTCGAAGTGGCAGGGATCATCCTGCTGGTCGCCATGGTCGGCGCGATTGTGCTGACCCACCGCGAACAGCGTTCCTCCCGCGGACATCAGAATATCGCCAAGCAAAACGCCCGCCGCCCGGATGAGGCGACCGTCAACGTCAAACC
- the nuoG gene encoding NADH-quinone oxidoreductase subunit NuoG: protein MPKVTVDGQEIEVPGGATVLQACELAGKEIPRFCYHERLSIAGNCRMCLVEVKPGPPKPQASCALPATDGQEIRTDSEMVKTAREGVMEFLLINHPLDCPICDQGGECDLQDQAMMYGRGGSRYDENKRAVTEKYMGPLIKTIMTRCIHCTRCVRFSEEIAGVDEIGALYRGEDMQITTYLEQAAKHELSANVIDLCPVGALTSGPYAYESRPWELKKTLGIDVSDAVGSNIRIDSRGREVLRVLPRINDDVNEEWISDKARYQVDGLTRRRLDKVFIRRRGKLETASWDEAFAKIAKAKPGKAIAAIAGDMVDCETMFAAKTLLKASGSALVESRQTGMDYDVSSLAGANFNSTFAKIEEADAILIIGSHVRWEAPLVNVRLRKAAKSGAKLFIVGPEWETTYPAEFLGEEIGILGNLPSHVQDALNGAERPAVIIGGAGLAAGAHGSALRIAHDFGMVKDGWNGFNVLHLSAARMGALMLGFAQSGGMADILAAKPKVVLALGADEIDFGQFPEALKVYIGHHGDKGAHAADIILPASAYTEKPGTYVNTEGRVQMADKAIFAPGDAREDWTILRALADALGVTVGFDNYDQLRAAMVADVPALGEEGQIANFGAMPSAPIGAAPSGTINAYPVKDFYLTNPIARASDVMQRCSVELLHEEVLQEAAE from the coding sequence ATGCCTAAAGTCACCGTAGACGGTCAGGAAATCGAGGTTCCCGGAGGCGCCACCGTGCTGCAGGCGTGTGAGCTTGCCGGCAAGGAAATCCCGCGTTTCTGTTATCACGAGCGTCTCAGCATCGCTGGCAATTGCCGCATGTGCCTCGTGGAAGTTAAGCCGGGGCCGCCCAAACCGCAGGCATCTTGTGCATTGCCCGCGACTGATGGACAGGAAATACGTACCGATAGCGAAATGGTAAAGACCGCGCGCGAAGGCGTGATGGAATTCCTTCTGATCAACCACCCGCTCGATTGTCCGATCTGCGATCAGGGCGGCGAATGTGATTTGCAGGACCAGGCCATGATGTATGGCCGGGGCGGCAGCCGCTATGATGAAAACAAGCGTGCCGTGACCGAAAAATACATGGGGCCGCTGATCAAGACGATTATGACGCGGTGCATCCATTGCACACGCTGCGTCCGCTTTTCCGAAGAAATCGCCGGCGTCGATGAAATCGGTGCGCTGTATCGTGGCGAAGACATGCAGATCACAACATATCTCGAACAGGCGGCTAAGCACGAATTGTCCGCCAACGTGATCGACCTGTGCCCGGTCGGCGCGCTCACCAGCGGGCCATATGCGTATGAATCGCGTCCGTGGGAATTGAAGAAAACGCTTGGCATCGACGTGTCCGATGCGGTCGGCTCCAACATCCGTATCGACAGCCGCGGCCGCGAAGTGTTGCGTGTATTGCCCCGCATCAATGATGATGTGAACGAGGAATGGATTTCCGACAAGGCGCGCTACCAGGTCGATGGCCTGACGCGCCGCCGTCTCGATAAGGTTTTCATCCGCCGTCGTGGCAAGCTCGAGACAGCAAGTTGGGACGAAGCGTTCGCAAAGATTGCCAAGGCCAAGCCCGGCAAGGCCATTGCCGCGATCGCGGGCGACATGGTCGATTGCGAAACGATGTTTGCTGCCAAGACGCTTCTCAAGGCGAGCGGTTCGGCCCTTGTCGAAAGCCGTCAGACCGGTATGGACTACGATGTGTCCAGCCTCGCGGGCGCCAATTTCAACAGCACATTTGCCAAGATCGAGGAGGCGGATGCTATCCTTATCATCGGCAGCCATGTGCGCTGGGAAGCGCCACTGGTGAATGTCCGTCTGCGCAAGGCAGCCAAGAGCGGTGCGAAATTGTTCATTGTAGGTCCCGAATGGGAAACGACCTATCCGGCAGAGTTTCTCGGGGAAGAAATCGGAATTCTCGGTAATTTGCCCAGCCATGTGCAGGATGCACTAAACGGGGCGGAACGGCCTGCCGTCATCATCGGCGGGGCAGGTCTGGCTGCTGGTGCGCATGGTTCAGCACTGCGGATTGCGCATGATTTCGGCATGGTGAAAGACGGTTGGAACGGTTTCAACGTATTGCACCTCTCGGCGGCTCGTATGGGGGCGCTGATGCTCGGCTTTGCGCAGAGTGGCGGTATGGCGGATATCCTTGCTGCCAAGCCCAAGGTGGTCCTTGCGCTGGGCGCCGATGAGATTGATTTCGGCCAGTTCCCTGAAGCCTTGAAGGTCTATATCGGCCATCACGGCGACAAGGGCGCGCATGCGGCGGATATCATCCTGCCCGCCAGCGCTTATACCGAAAAGCCCGGTACCTATGTGAATACGGAAGGGCGCGTGCAGATGGCCGACAAAGCGATCTTCGCGCCAGGTGACGCGCGCGAAGACTGGACGATCCTGCGCGCATTGGCAGATGCGCTGGGCGTCACCGTGGGCTTCGATAATTACGATCAATTGCGCGCCGCAATGGTGGCAGACGTGCCTGCCTTGGGCGAAGAAGGCCAGATTGCGAATTTCGGCGCAATGCCATCCGCTCCTATCGGAGCAGCACCATCGGGTACGATCAATGCTTATCCGGTCAAGGATTTCTACCTCACCAACCCCATCGCCCGCGCCAGCGATGTGATGCAACGGTGTTCGGTTGAACTACTGCATGAGGAAGTGCTGCAGGAGGCGGCGGAATGA
- the nuoI gene encoding NADH-quinone oxidoreductase subunit NuoI: MTAAQLIKSFTLWEFLKAHALTLKYFFKPKVTINYPHEKNPLSPRFRGEHVLRRYPNGEERCIACKLCEAVCPAQAITIESEPREDGSRRTTRYDIDMTKCIYCGFCQEACPVDAVVEGPNFEYATETREELLYDKAKLLANGDKWERAIAANLEADAPYR, translated from the coding sequence ATGACCGCTGCCCAACTCATCAAGAGCTTCACCTTGTGGGAGTTTCTCAAGGCCCACGCGCTTACGCTGAAGTATTTCTTCAAGCCCAAGGTGACAATCAATTACCCGCATGAGAAAAACCCGCTCAGTCCCCGTTTTCGTGGTGAGCATGTGCTCCGGCGCTACCCCAATGGGGAGGAGCGGTGCATTGCCTGCAAGCTGTGTGAGGCGGTGTGTCCGGCGCAGGCGATCACCATAGAAAGCGAACCGCGTGAAGACGGCAGCCGCCGCACCACGCGATACGATATCGACATGACCAAGTGCATCTATTGCGGCTTCTGTCAGGAAGCCTGCCCGGTGGATGCCGTGGTCGAAGGGCCGAACTTCGAATATGCCACCGAAACACGCGAAGAACTGCTCTATGACAAAGCTAAATTGCTGGCGAACGGGGACAAGTGGGAGCGGGCGATCGCCGCTAACCTTGAAGCCGACGCCCCCTACCGCTAA
- the nuoH gene encoding NADH-quinone oxidoreductase subunit NuoH translates to MTEFFTSLGMTEGWALFVGSIAGILLIALPLMLAVAMIIYVDRKVWAAINLRRGPNVVGPFGLLQSFADGLKVFLQETIIPSAANKGIFLLAPIITFTVALVAWAVIPFDAGVVLADINVGLLYILAISSLSVYGITMAGWASNSKYPFFSAMRAAAQMISYEVSIGFILVCVVLYAGSFNLSEIVEAQRGHGLGIVNGYYFNLLLFPMWVMFFISSLAETQRVPFDLTEAESELVAGYQTEYSSMSFALFWLGEYANILLMCSLNTLLFFGGWLPPLDIDLIPWFDIPGFVWFLAKTFFFFFMFSWVMATVPRYRYDQLMRLGWKVFLPMSLIFVVAISGWLMLTRYGGAA, encoded by the coding sequence ATGACCGAATTCTTCACCTCCCTTGGCATGACAGAAGGCTGGGCGCTTTTTGTCGGCAGTATTGCAGGCATCCTGCTGATTGCTCTGCCACTGATGCTAGCCGTGGCGATGATCATTTATGTCGATCGCAAGGTCTGGGCGGCCATCAATTTGCGGCGCGGGCCCAATGTGGTCGGGCCCTTCGGTTTGCTGCAGAGCTTTGCCGACGGGTTGAAGGTCTTCCTGCAGGAAACCATCATCCCCAGCGCGGCGAACAAGGGCATCTTCCTTCTTGCGCCGATCATTACCTTTACCGTGGCCCTCGTCGCATGGGCTGTGATCCCGTTCGACGCAGGCGTCGTGCTTGCGGACATCAATGTCGGCCTGCTGTACATTCTGGCGATCAGTTCCCTCTCGGTTTACGGCATCACGATGGCGGGCTGGGCGAGTAATTCAAAATATCCGTTCTTTTCCGCCATGCGCGCTGCCGCGCAAATGATATCTTATGAGGTGTCGATCGGCTTCATTCTTGTATGCGTGGTACTATACGCAGGCTCCTTCAATCTGAGCGAGATTGTTGAGGCGCAGCGCGGACACGGACTGGGCATCGTCAACGGCTATTACTTCAACCTGCTGCTCTTCCCGATGTGGGTGATGTTCTTCATTTCCAGCTTGGCTGAAACGCAGCGCGTCCCCTTCGATCTGACCGAGGCAGAAAGTGAGCTGGTTGCCGGTTATCAGACGGAATATTCTTCGATGAGCTTCGCGCTTTTCTGGCTGGGTGAATATGCCAATATCCTGCTGATGTGCAGCCTCAACACCTTGCTGTTCTTCGGCGGGTGGCTGCCACCGCTCGATATAGACCTGATCCCGTGGTTCGACATTCCAGGATTCGTCTGGTTCCTTGCCAAAACATTCTTTTTCTTCTTCATGTTCAGCTGGGTGATGGCGACGGTTCCGCGCTATCGTTATGACCAATTGATGCGGCTTGGCTGGAAAGTATTCCTGCCGATGAGCCTGATTTTCGTGGTCGCAATCTCCGGTTGGTTGATGCTTACTCGTTACGGAGGTGCGGCATGA